A window from Tissierellales bacterium encodes these proteins:
- the grdH gene encoding betaine reductase selenoprotein B, whose amino-acid sequence MKKAILYLNQFFGQIGGEDKADFAPVIKADLVGPAIELQKQLKDDIEITHTIICGDNYMGSNTDEAIEKILDFLKDKEFNIFFAGPAFRAGRYGSACGHICKAVKEKYNVPVISSMNEENPGVEMFHKDIYIFKGGASAAAMRKDIKKMATFGNKVLDGQELLPAKEEGYFGREIRRQVWLEPSVTAADRVIDMLLKKVKGKPFQTELPIPEKDMVPIATPIEDLSKARIAIVTSGGIVPVDNPDRIQSASATRWGKYNISNLDRLESGVYKTIHAGFDPAAANADPNVIVPLDVMRNYEKEGKIGKLHDYFYSTVGTGTTQGEAARMGKEIAEDLQESKVDGVILVSTUGTCTRCGATMVKEIEKTGMPIVQMANLIPVAKTVGSNKMVPTISIPYPLGDPSTSKDEQWKLRYHRVGIALEALTIDVKEQTTFKVKY is encoded by the coding sequence ATGAAAAAGGCAATACTTTATTTAAATCAGTTCTTTGGTCAGATAGGTGGAGAGGATAAAGCAGATTTTGCTCCTGTAATAAAGGCAGATTTAGTAGGTCCTGCAATAGAATTACAAAAACAGTTAAAGGATGATATAGAAATAACCCATACTATTATTTGCGGGGATAATTACATGGGTTCTAATACAGATGAAGCAATAGAAAAGATACTAGATTTCTTAAAAGATAAAGAATTTAATATATTCTTTGCTGGACCAGCATTTAGAGCAGGTAGATATGGTAGTGCTTGTGGTCATATATGCAAGGCGGTAAAAGAAAAATATAATGTGCCAGTTATATCTTCCATGAATGAAGAAAATCCTGGAGTAGAGATGTTTCATAAAGATATATACATTTTTAAAGGCGGAGCAAGCGCTGCTGCTATGAGAAAAGACATTAAGAAGATGGCGACTTTTGGTAATAAAGTATTAGATGGACAAGAACTTTTGCCTGCTAAGGAAGAAGGTTATTTTGGAAGGGAAATAAGACGTCAAGTATGGTTAGAGCCATCAGTTACAGCTGCAGATAGAGTAATAGATATGTTATTAAAGAAAGTTAAAGGGAAACCTTTCCAGACAGAATTACCAATACCAGAGAAAGATATGGTTCCTATAGCTACACCTATAGAGGATTTATCTAAGGCAAGAATAGCTATAGTTACTTCTGGAGGAATTGTACCAGTGGATAATCCTGATAGAATTCAATCTGCATCAGCTACTAGATGGGGAAAATATAATATATCCAATTTAGATAGATTGGAAAGTGGAGTCTATAAAACAATTCACGCTGGTTTTGATCCTGCTGCTGCAAATGCAGACCCAAATGTTATAGTTCCACTAGATGTAATGAGAAACTATGAAAAAGAAGGTAAAATAGGAAAACTTCATGATTATTTTTATTCAACTGTTGGCACAGGCACAACTCAAGGAGAAGCTGCTAGAATGGGTAAGGAAATAGCGGAGGATTTACAAGAATCTAAAGTTGACGGTGTTATATTAGTATCAACCTGAGGAACCTGTACACGTTGCGGCGCAACAATGGTAAAAGAAATTGAAAAAACGGGTATGCCTATAGTACAAATGGCTAATTTAATCCCTGTAGCTAAAACAGTTGGTTCTAATAAAATGGTTCCAACAATATCAATACCTTATCCATTAGGGGATCCAAGTACATCAAAAGATGAACAATGGAAATTAAGATATCATAGAGTTGGTATTGCATTAGAAGCATTAACCATAGATGTTAAGGAACAGACTACATTTAAGGTAAAATATTAA
- a CDS encoding glycine/sarcosine/betaine reductase component B subunit: MKLELGNFYIKDILFGDKTFYSQGILTINKEEALNVVKEDEHITEADLFIVKPGDKVRMVPVKEAVEPRVRVNGGPVFPGVTGELMKSGDGRTLALKDCSVIVVGKHWGGFQDGLIDMSGEGAKYTYFSQLKNIVLVADTDEEFEKKEQQKKNRALRWAGMRLAEYIGSCVKNLEPEKLETYTLDPITKRTEEVNDLPSVVLVLQPQSQMEELGYNDLVYGWDTNKMLPTFMHPNEVLDGAIISGSFMPCSSKWSTYDFQNFPMIKRLYEEHGKTLNFLGIIMSNLNVALDQKERAAILVAQMAKSLGVDSAIVAEEGYGNPDADFIECIVALENAGVKTIGLTNECTGRDGASQPLVTLDSKADAIVSCGNVSQLIELPPMETVLGELESLGRDGFAGGWSGDEILGPSVREDGSIIMENNSMFCGDQVVGWSTKTVKEF, from the coding sequence ATGAAACTTGAATTAGGAAACTTTTATATTAAAGACATACTTTTTGGTGACAAGACTTTCTATTCACAAGGCATATTAACCATTAATAAAGAAGAAGCACTTAATGTAGTCAAGGAAGATGAACATATTACAGAGGCTGATCTATTTATTGTTAAGCCTGGAGACAAGGTTCGAATGGTGCCAGTAAAAGAAGCAGTAGAGCCAAGGGTTAGAGTTAATGGTGGACCGGTTTTTCCAGGAGTTACAGGAGAATTAATGAAGTCTGGGGATGGAAGAACATTAGCTCTTAAAGATTGCAGTGTAATAGTTGTTGGAAAACATTGGGGTGGTTTTCAAGATGGGCTTATAGATATGAGTGGAGAAGGGGCTAAATATACTTATTTCTCTCAGCTGAAAAATATTGTTCTAGTTGCAGATACAGATGAAGAATTTGAGAAAAAAGAACAACAAAAGAAAAATAGAGCTTTAAGATGGGCTGGAATGAGATTAGCTGAGTATATAGGTTCTTGTGTAAAAAATTTGGAACCAGAAAAATTAGAAACCTATACATTGGATCCTATTACTAAACGTACTGAAGAAGTAAATGATTTACCTTCTGTTGTACTAGTTCTTCAACCTCAATCACAAATGGAAGAATTAGGTTATAATGACTTAGTTTATGGATGGGATACTAACAAAATGCTTCCAACTTTCATGCATCCAAATGAAGTTTTGGATGGGGCAATAATATCAGGTAGTTTTATGCCATGTTCATCTAAATGGTCAACTTATGATTTTCAAAATTTTCCTATGATTAAAAGGTTATATGAGGAACATGGGAAAACATTAAACTTTTTAGGAATAATAATGTCAAACTTAAATGTTGCTTTAGACCAAAAAGAAAGGGCTGCAATATTAGTAGCTCAAATGGCTAAATCTTTAGGTGTGGATAGTGCAATTGTTGCTGAAGAAGGTTACGGTAATCCTGATGCAGATTTTATAGAATGTATAGTAGCTTTGGAAAATGCAGGAGTTAAAACTATAGGGTTAACTAATGAATGTACAGGTAGAGATGGAGCTTCTCAACCATTAGTTACTTTAGATTCAAAAGCAGATGCTATTGTATCCTGTGGGAATGTATCACAATTAATAGAACTTCCTCCTATGGAAACTGTGCTAGGTGAATTAGAATCTTTAGGAAGAGATGGATTTGCTGGTGGATGGTCTGGTGATGAAATACTTGGTCCATCTGTCAGAGAAGACGGCTCTATAATTATGGAAAATAATTCTATGTTTTGTGGTGACCAAGTTGTTGGGTGGTCAACTAAAACGGTAAAAGAATTTTAG